A single region of the Melioribacteraceae bacterium 4301-Me genome encodes:
- the pnp gene encoding polyribonucleotide nucleotidyltransferase yields MLYKKEVEIGGKKLIFETGKLAKQANGAVTVQYGETVVLVTAVAGELKEDVDFLPLSVEYREKSFAAGKIPGGFFKREGKPSDKEILSARLIDRPIRPLFPDNYFNETQVVAFVYSYDNENDADVLAACAASAALTISDIPFLGPIGEVRVGRVNGQFLINPTYSQIEESDLELVVAGTESSIMMVEGEAKEISENDLLEALKFAHGEIKKIVQVQNELREICGKPKMEIQENQIDENLLNDVNILAYDKMKELVATVLSKEERSKKNKELTEYVVNLLNEKYPESEKKIKLILHDIEKELMRKRILEEGLRLDGRKTNEIRPISIELGILPRPHGTALFTRGETQSLTTLTLGTKGDEQIIDGLQTEYKKRFLLHYNFPPFSVGETGRFSGPGRREVGHGNLAERSLKYVIPPEDKFPYIIRINSDILESNGSSSMATVCAGSLALMDGGVPIKCAVAGIAMGLIKEGDKYSILSDILGNEDHLGDMDFKVAGTENGITGFQMDIKIQGISYEIMEKALQQAKEGRLHILKIMNESISHSRANISKFAPSILMTKISPDKIGSVIGPGGKVIQKIQKDFNVEIVIDEDGTVNISGQDAALAKEAREYIKWLTADPEIGKTYDGKIIKITDFGAFVEILPGIQGLLHISQIDNKRINKVSDVLKEGDSVKVKLIGIENGKYSLSRKVLLNEKTEKETAAN; encoded by the coding sequence ATGCTGTATAAAAAAGAAGTTGAAATTGGCGGTAAGAAATTAATTTTTGAAACAGGAAAATTAGCTAAACAGGCTAACGGCGCAGTTACCGTTCAATACGGTGAGACTGTTGTGTTGGTTACTGCTGTAGCCGGAGAACTTAAAGAAGATGTTGATTTTCTTCCACTCTCAGTTGAATATAGAGAAAAATCATTCGCTGCTGGTAAAATTCCCGGAGGTTTTTTCAAACGTGAAGGTAAACCATCGGATAAAGAAATATTAAGCGCACGATTAATTGATAGACCAATTAGACCATTGTTCCCGGATAATTATTTTAATGAAACACAAGTTGTTGCTTTTGTCTATTCTTATGATAACGAAAATGATGCTGATGTTTTGGCAGCATGCGCTGCTTCTGCGGCATTGACAATCTCCGATATACCTTTTTTAGGTCCTATTGGAGAAGTAAGAGTAGGAAGAGTAAATGGACAATTTTTAATTAATCCTACTTACTCTCAAATTGAAGAAAGCGATCTTGAGCTGGTGGTTGCTGGTACCGAAAGTTCAATAATGATGGTTGAAGGCGAGGCAAAGGAAATTTCAGAAAATGATTTGCTTGAAGCATTGAAGTTTGCCCATGGTGAGATAAAAAAGATTGTACAGGTTCAAAATGAACTGCGAGAAATTTGTGGTAAACCTAAAATGGAAATCCAAGAAAATCAAATCGATGAAAATTTGCTTAACGATGTAAACATCTTAGCTTATGATAAAATGAAAGAACTTGTTGCTACTGTTCTTTCGAAGGAGGAAAGGAGTAAAAAGAATAAAGAGCTAACCGAATATGTGGTTAATTTGTTAAATGAAAAATATCCAGAATCTGAAAAGAAAATAAAATTAATTTTGCATGATATAGAAAAAGAATTGATGAGAAAAAGAATTCTAGAAGAAGGTTTGCGTTTGGATGGAAGAAAAACAAACGAGATACGACCGATAAGTATTGAACTTGGAATTCTTCCCAGACCACATGGAACTGCTCTTTTTACTCGCGGTGAAACTCAAAGTTTAACTACACTTACATTAGGCACTAAAGGAGATGAACAAATCATCGACGGATTGCAAACTGAATATAAAAAAAGATTTTTGCTTCATTACAATTTCCCCCCCTTCAGCGTTGGCGAAACTGGTAGGTTTAGTGGACCAGGTAGAAGAGAAGTGGGACATGGAAACTTAGCTGAAAGGTCGCTAAAGTATGTTATTCCACCTGAAGATAAATTCCCTTACATAATTAGAATTAATTCTGATATTCTTGAATCTAATGGTTCTTCTTCGATGGCAACAGTTTGTGCGGGTTCACTTGCATTGATGGATGGCGGAGTGCCAATAAAATGTGCAGTTGCCGGCATTGCAATGGGGTTGATAAAAGAGGGTGATAAATATTCTATACTTTCTGATATTCTTGGAAATGAAGACCACTTAGGCGATATGGATTTTAAAGTTGCGGGCACCGAAAATGGAATTACTGGTTTTCAGATGGATATAAAAATACAAGGTATATCTTATGAAATTATGGAAAAAGCCCTTCAGCAAGCCAAAGAGGGCAGACTCCATATTTTAAAAATTATGAATGAATCAATATCTCATTCACGCGCTAATATTTCAAAATTTGCACCTTCTATATTAATGACAAAAATTAGCCCAGATAAAATAGGTTCTGTAATTGGTCCAGGCGGTAAGGTTATCCAAAAAATACAAAAAGATTTTAACGTTGAGATTGTTATTGATGAGGATGGTACAGTTAATATTTCTGGACAAGATGCTGCACTTGCCAAAGAGGCACGCGAGTATATAAAATGGTTAACAGCAGATCCTGAAATTGGTAAAACTTATGATGGAAAAATTATTAAGATAACTGACTTCGGCGCTTTTGTTGAAATTTTGCCTGGTATTCAAGGTTTACTTCATATTTCCCAAATTGATAATAAAAGAATTAATAAAGTTTCGGATGTTCTAAAAGAGGGCGATTCAGTTAAAGTAAAATTAATTGGTATAGAAAATGGGAAGTACAGTTTATCAAGGAAGGTTTTGTTGAACGAGAAAACTGAAAAAGAAACAGCTGCTAATTAA
- the rpsO gene encoding 30S ribosomal protein S15, with amino-acid sequence MSLTKEEKAQIIKKFGKNEKDSGTVEVQVAILTERINRLTEHFNSHAKDHSSRRGLMQLVGKRRRLLDYLAEKDINRYRNIIKELNIRK; translated from the coding sequence ATGTCTTTAACAAAAGAAGAAAAAGCACAAATAATTAAAAAATTTGGTAAGAATGAAAAAGATAGCGGAACTGTTGAGGTTCAGGTTGCAATACTTACCGAAAGAATAAATAGATTAACAGAACACTTTAATTCTCATGCAAAAGACCATTCTTCCCGCAGAGGATTAATGCAATTAGTAGGCAAGAGAAGAAGACTTTTAGATTATCTTGCTGAAAAAGATATTAATCGATATAGAAATATTATCAAAGAACTAAATATTAGAAAATAA
- the dusB gene encoding tRNA dihydrouridine synthase DusB → MRIGNLDLGNKLILAPMAEVTDSSFRKIAKEFGAGLTFTQMVNAEGVVRNHFGTLKLLSFNRSEKPIGVQILGNEPEIIGESVKEISKFNPDIIDLNCGCPVEKVVNKKMGSALLDDLNLLGKLIRKMKDNSNGIPISIKVRLGKDRNHINIIDTVRTAQDNGADVVFVHARARTDKYNQEPNWEWVKRLKEQFEINIVGNGSVFTPQQAKDLIESTGADSIMIARGALGNPFIFSRYDHLVQYGEDPGAADILTVKNTILRHLDYLVNDLGEFWSLDKAKKNVIWYFHYFNGVKFILDRIFALNSISEIKELVNEHSYNLLNYKYEYDDLSINHKKFKRKVLFWLNEIKEEVTSEVN, encoded by the coding sequence ATGAGAATCGGAAACCTTGATTTAGGAAACAAACTTATTTTAGCCCCAATGGCTGAGGTTACCGATTCTTCTTTCAGAAAAATTGCTAAAGAATTTGGTGCCGGATTAACCTTTACCCAAATGGTTAATGCTGAAGGAGTAGTGAGAAATCATTTTGGCACTTTAAAACTTCTTTCTTTTAACCGCAGCGAAAAGCCCATCGGAGTGCAAATACTCGGTAATGAACCGGAAATAATTGGTGAATCTGTAAAAGAAATTTCAAAGTTCAATCCTGATATTATTGACCTAAATTGCGGCTGTCCTGTTGAAAAGGTTGTAAACAAAAAAATGGGCAGTGCTCTTTTAGATGATTTGAATTTGCTTGGCAAGCTTATTAGAAAGATGAAAGATAACTCAAACGGCATTCCAATTTCTATCAAAGTCAGACTTGGAAAAGATAGAAATCATATTAATATAATAGATACAGTAAGAACAGCACAAGACAACGGGGCTGATGTTGTTTTTGTGCATGCAAGAGCGCGTACTGATAAATATAACCAAGAGCCAAATTGGGAATGGGTTAAAAGGCTTAAAGAACAATTCGAAATTAATATTGTTGGGAATGGTTCAGTCTTTACGCCTCAACAAGCCAAAGACCTTATTGAAAGTACCGGTGCTGATTCTATAATGATTGCACGCGGCGCTTTAGGGAACCCGTTCATTTTTTCACGTTATGATCATTTAGTTCAATATGGAGAAGACCCAGGTGCAGCAGATATTCTAACCGTAAAAAACACTATACTTAGGCATTTAGATTATTTGGTTAATGACTTGGGTGAGTTTTGGTCATTGGATAAAGCAAAAAAAAATGTTATTTGGTATTTCCACTATTTCAATGGTGTTAAATTTATTTTAGATAGAATTTTCGCTTTAAATTCTATAAGCGAGATAAAAGAATTGGTAAATGAGCATTCATATAATTTGCTGAATTATAAGTATGAATATGATGACTTGTCTATAAACCATAAAAAATTTAAAAGGAAGGTGCTTTTTTGGTTGAATGAAATTAAGGAGGAAGTTACTTCAGAAGTTAACTAA
- a CDS encoding ribonuclease E/G, translating into MIKEIIISSSTTQNRVAITEDGNLVDFFVDHSEKQRMVGDIYLGKVARVLPGIRAAFINIGLKHDAFLHFSDIGDRLEALQGIFEEDDEETYDEESTEISSENNNVVVQPHPKKEKLETTQKEIPKLHKGQEILVQIIKEPVKDKGVRVTSSISIPGRFCVLLPFDNKIGVSKKITDVRERKRLRKIAREIIPENCGLIIRTAAKDQSEETLAGDLRYLVKNWKEIEEEAKNSNPPALLYKDLSTTISVIRDLFTPDVSKVFVDSKKLYREIRNYVEFIQPELLDRIELYKSEQPIFEAFKIDEQIKALMGRKVPLPSGGHIVIEHTEAMVVIDVNSGRYAAKKEQELNSLKTDLEAAREIVRQLRLRDIGGLIVVDFIDLEEEKNRKKVYDEMKKEFKKDRAKTAILPMTEFGLMQITRERVRENIIQSMFEVCPFCQGTGLLTKKTHIIHEIEKWLQRYSIEGKKYKSLTIRVHPSLAEVLKQGFISMITKIQLKYFIKIKLEEDEKINPQIFQVFSTKTGENLTQAYL; encoded by the coding sequence ATGATTAAAGAAATTATTATTAGTTCATCTACTACTCAAAATAGAGTAGCAATTACAGAAGATGGTAATTTGGTCGATTTCTTTGTTGACCATTCCGAAAAGCAAAGAATGGTAGGCGATATTTATCTTGGTAAAGTTGCACGAGTATTGCCTGGCATTAGAGCTGCTTTTATTAATATCGGCTTAAAGCACGATGCATTTTTGCATTTCTCTGATATAGGAGATCGTTTAGAAGCTTTACAAGGAATTTTTGAGGAAGATGATGAAGAGACTTACGATGAAGAATCAACTGAAATTTCATCGGAAAATAATAATGTAGTAGTGCAACCCCATCCCAAAAAAGAAAAATTAGAAACTACCCAAAAAGAAATACCAAAATTGCATAAAGGTCAGGAAATTTTAGTACAGATTATTAAAGAACCTGTTAAAGATAAAGGTGTTCGAGTTACATCTTCGATTTCTATTCCAGGTAGGTTTTGTGTTCTTCTCCCTTTTGACAATAAAATTGGTGTATCGAAAAAAATTACCGACGTAAGAGAAAGAAAAAGATTAAGGAAAATTGCACGAGAAATTATTCCAGAGAATTGTGGACTTATCATTAGAACAGCTGCGAAAGACCAATCTGAAGAAACTCTTGCCGGTGACTTGAGGTATCTTGTAAAAAATTGGAAGGAAATTGAAGAAGAAGCTAAGAATAGCAATCCACCTGCATTGCTTTACAAAGACTTGAGTACAACAATTAGTGTAATAAGGGATTTGTTTACGCCGGATGTTTCTAAAGTTTTTGTCGATTCAAAAAAATTGTACCGTGAAATAAGAAATTACGTTGAATTCATACAGCCTGAGTTGTTAGACAGAATTGAACTTTATAAAAGTGAGCAGCCTATATTTGAGGCATTTAAAATTGATGAGCAGATTAAAGCCTTAATGGGCAGAAAAGTTCCTTTACCAAGCGGCGGACATATTGTTATCGAACACACCGAAGCTATGGTAGTTATTGATGTTAACAGCGGTAGATATGCAGCTAAAAAAGAACAAGAACTAAATTCTCTTAAAACTGACCTTGAGGCTGCAAGGGAAATTGTTAGACAACTTAGATTGAGAGATATCGGCGGTTTGATAGTGGTAGATTTTATTGACTTAGAAGAAGAAAAAAACCGCAAGAAAGTTTATGATGAGATGAAAAAAGAATTTAAAAAAGACCGCGCTAAAACTGCTATCCTTCCTATGACTGAATTTGGATTGATGCAAATTACAAGGGAACGTGTACGTGAAAATATCATTCAATCTATGTTTGAAGTTTGCCCGTTCTGTCAAGGAACGGGACTTTTAACTAAAAAGACTCATATTATTCATGAAATAGAAAAATGGCTGCAACGTTATAGTATTGAAGGCAAAAAATATAAATCGCTTACTATTAGAGTACATCCTAGCTTAGCAGAAGTGCTAAAGCAGGGTTTTATCTCTATGATTACAAAAATTCAGCTTAAGTACTTCATAAAAATTAAACTGGAAGAAGATGAGAAAATTAACCCGCAGATTTTTCAGGTATTTTCAACAAAGACAGGAGAAAATTTAACACAAGCATATTTATAA
- a CDS encoding bifunctional riboflavin kinase/FAD synthetase, with translation MKIYSDTVNINNNTIRYVVTVGTFDGLHIGHMKIIDSVVRKAQSVNGQSVLVTFEPHPRLVLSKDYNIKLLTTFDEKRKLLQEAGIDNLIVINFTKQFSQLSSEEFIYHYIVQKIGAQHMIIGYDHKFGKDRNGDVNKLKQLGEKWNFSVTSVPPAKINGEIISSTLIRNALNDGDIEKANLFLGRAYSFSGTVVEGVKRGRTLGFPTANIHLNNEMKLIPKRGVYFCSVKLMNENLYGLMNIGIRPTFENKKELVIEVHILNFNDDIYGQELEIDLIKRIRDEKKFESKEQLVNQIENDKKQALEYINVLIN, from the coding sequence ATGAAAATATACTCCGATACAGTTAATATAAATAATAATACCATAAGATATGTGGTAACCGTCGGTACTTTTGATGGATTGCATATTGGCCATATGAAAATTATTGACTCTGTTGTTAGGAAAGCTCAAAGTGTTAATGGCCAATCTGTACTTGTAACTTTTGAGCCGCATCCACGACTGGTGTTGTCTAAAGATTACAATATAAAGCTGCTTACTACCTTTGATGAAAAAAGAAAATTATTGCAAGAGGCAGGAATTGATAATTTGATAGTGATTAATTTCACAAAACAGTTTTCGCAATTATCATCAGAAGAATTTATTTATCATTATATAGTGCAAAAAATAGGTGCACAGCACATGATAATAGGATACGACCATAAATTTGGGAAAGATAGAAACGGTGATGTCAACAAACTAAAACAATTAGGTGAAAAATGGAATTTTAGTGTTACTTCAGTGCCACCAGCAAAAATTAATGGTGAAATAATTAGCAGTACTTTAATTAGAAATGCATTGAATGATGGAGATATTGAAAAAGCTAATTTATTTCTCGGTAGAGCATATTCATTTTCTGGTACGGTTGTCGAAGGTGTCAAAAGAGGTAGAACTTTAGGATTTCCTACAGCTAATATTCATCTTAACAACGAAATGAAATTAATTCCCAAGCGAGGAGTTTATTTTTGTAGCGTTAAGTTAATGAACGAAAATTTATATGGACTGATGAACATTGGCATACGCCCTACGTTTGAAAATAAAAAAGAATTAGTAATTGAAGTGCACATTCTTAATTTTAATGATGATATATACGGACAAGAATTGGAAATTGATTTGATAAAAAGAATAAGAGACGAAAAAAAATTCGAATCAAAAGAACAATTGGTTAATCAAATTGAAAATGATAAAAAACAAGCTTTAGAGTATATAAACGTTTTAATTAATTAA
- the fsa gene encoding fructose-6-phosphate aldolase: MKFFIDTANLEQIKEAATLGLVDGVTTNPSLVSKEGKNFRELLDEIVKVVDGPISAEVVSTDYNGILKEAFELSKIHKNIVVKVPLIKEGIKAVKKLSDEGVKTNVTLCFSPSQAILAAKAGATYISPFVGRLDDISTNGMDLIRQIVQIYKNYRFKTQVLVASVRHPLHLVEAALIGADVATMPYDVIMKLFNHPLTDIGLNKFLSDWEKLQK, from the coding sequence ATGAAATTTTTTATTGACACAGCTAATTTAGAACAAATCAAAGAAGCTGCCACATTAGGTTTGGTGGATGGCGTTACCACTAATCCTTCTTTAGTTTCTAAAGAGGGAAAAAATTTTAGAGAACTGCTTGATGAAATTGTTAAAGTTGTTGATGGACCTATTAGTGCTGAAGTTGTATCCACTGATTACAATGGAATTCTTAAAGAAGCTTTTGAATTGTCTAAGATACATAAAAACATAGTTGTTAAGGTGCCATTGATTAAAGAAGGAATTAAAGCAGTTAAAAAGCTTTCTGATGAAGGCGTTAAAACTAATGTTACTTTATGTTTTTCTCCTTCACAAGCAATTTTAGCTGCAAAAGCAGGAGCAACTTATATTAGTCCCTTCGTTGGCAGATTAGACGATATTAGTACTAATGGCATGGATTTAATACGACAAATAGTTCAGATATACAAAAATTATAGGTTTAAGACTCAGGTTTTGGTGGCGAGTGTTAGGCACCCACTGCATTTAGTTGAAGCTGCATTAATTGGTGCAGATGTTGCAACTATGCCTTATGATGTTATCATGAAGTTATTTAATCATCCTCTCACTGATATTGGATTGAATAAATTTTTAAGTGATTGGGAAAAATTACAGAAATAA